A single genomic interval of Deltaproteobacteria bacterium harbors:
- a CDS encoding RES domain-containing protein, with amino-acid sequence MTAWRLVQAKYAAHAFSGEGARQFGGRWNRKGTALVHAASSLSLAALELLVHLESYQVLQSYRAISAEFDERFCQWLDTEHLPPDWSGFPAAESTKSIGADWIQQRQSAVLAVPSVLIPIEMNFLINPQHPDFARLKIGEPGEFFYDQRLVKVRE; translated from the coding sequence GTGACGGCGTGGCGGTTGGTGCAGGCAAAGTATGCCGCACATGCATTCTCTGGGGAAGGCGCACGGCAATTCGGTGGTCGGTGGAATCGAAAAGGAACGGCACTGGTGCATGCCGCAAGCTCATTATCCCTGGCGGCTCTCGAACTGCTTGTTCACCTGGAATCGTATCAAGTCTTGCAATCGTATCGGGCAATCTCTGCGGAATTTGACGAACGGTTCTGCCAGTGGCTGGATACTGAGCACCTGCCACCCGACTGGTCGGGTTTTCCCGCAGCAGAGTCGACGAAGAGTATTGGGGCTGACTGGATTCAACAAAGGCAGTCAGCTGTCTTAGCGGTTCCGAGTGTGTTGATTCCGATTGAAATGAACTTCCTCATTAATCCACAGCACCCTGATTTTGCCCGTCTGAAGATCGGTGAGCCCGGCGAATTTTTTTATGACCAACGTCTAGTGAAGGTACGGGAGTAG
- a CDS encoding DUF2384 domain-containing protein: MREVIGVVVRVRHLAYILSQYGSVIEGRKVMKVRTSARLVRYDVPASTATKDRQAQIRLLKKGLPISSFEKLQERMAVSADTLTTTINIAPRTLTRRKQEGRLRTDESERVMRITVLFDRAEEVLGSVEYARQWFKSPKLALAGKSPLEYADTEPGAREVEDLLGRLEHGVFS, translated from the coding sequence GTGCGAGAGGTGATCGGCGTAGTTGTACGAGTTCGCCATCTGGCGTACATTCTTTCGCAGTATGGCTCTGTTATTGAAGGACGCAAAGTCATGAAGGTGCGAACCTCTGCGCGACTTGTACGCTATGACGTACCAGCCTCCACGGCAACAAAAGATCGACAGGCGCAAATCCGTCTCCTCAAAAAGGGGCTCCCAATTTCCTCTTTTGAAAAACTGCAAGAGAGAATGGCGGTATCTGCGGATACTTTAACCACGACTATAAACATTGCGCCACGTACGCTCACGCGGAGAAAACAAGAAGGTCGGTTGCGAACCGACGAATCGGAAAGAGTGATGCGTATCACTGTGTTATTTGACAGAGCCGAAGAGGTACTGGGAAGTGTTGAATATGCCCGCCAGTGGTTTAAATCTCCCAAGCTTGCGCTCGCAGGAAAGAGTCCGCTTGAGTATGCTGATACCGAACCTGGGGCCAGGGAAGTTGAGGACTTGTTGGGCCGTCTCGAACACGGAGTGTTTTCTTGA